The DNA region CCGGTAAACCATTCTCTGCCGTTTCCCAGGCCAAGTTCTTCAACATCCGTCAGGGTAAACCCAGACCCACTGCCGGTATAGCTTTCGATACTCCCTTTATTTCCAATAGAAACTCTGTTACTGCTTACAATGCTCATAGGCGGGTTCCCCACAGATGCGGTTCCCAGGGCTGCGGTACGGTCCTTTCTCCGGCCATCCTCAATCACCGGCCGGGTGTAGGCCGAATCCCCAACAGTGAGCCCCCGGGTGCGGTCAAAGCCGATCACACTCCCCTCCAAGGTAAATCCCCCTGAGCGGAGTTCGTATCTGCCGCTTCCGCTGCGCCCGCCCCTAAAAACGCCCTCCCCTTCATCGGTTTCTTCAAAAATCAGGAAATCCAGAGGCTTCCTGATTTCACTGCCATCAAAAACAGTAATACTACTCATGTCAATTCCATCAGGAACATGTAATACTATATCAGCATAAGAAGTACTTTCCTGGCCAATAATTCTCATACCGGTCAAGCGGTATCCGTTAATCATTTCCTGGTAGGGTATTGAATAGGTTTCAGGGACAGGAACATTCCCGGTGGCGCATGCGCCCCATTGCTCAGTGAAATTTCCTGCCCTGTCATAAGCTCGAAGAACCACCGTAAATACCTGGTTATCATCCAGAGGTGAAATGATATATTCCTCTGTATCCGGCCCCAGGGTATAGCTCCTGGTAATACCATTATTGGTAACCAAAAGTGTCACATGATCGACCCCTGAGTCCCGGTCATCAAGCTTCCCCCAGAAAACCAGTTTACCCTTGCCGGTGATATTCTCAGCATCCGCAAAGGCAAGCTTAGTGTTTTTGAATTCCGGCGGAATAAAATCAACCTTAAATGAATTTGTCCCAAATTTCCGGTTCCCCGCATAGTCAATGGCCCAGACCCCAACATGCACAGTACCGGCCCCCGAATCACCCAGTAGATCCCGAAGGTTCGCCGTAATTACTGTATCCGGTGTATGATCCCAGAGCAAAGGATCTTCCGCCCGAAGTTCTGCTTCCCCGCCTGTACTGGAAATTTCGCTGCTGGCATCACTGAGGCGGTAGCGGTACTCTGCAACCCCGGTCATATCCCGGGGTTTGTTCCACCGGATCAGGGTATCCCCCTGGTTATACCAGAAGGAACTTTCCGCCTGGGGTATTGCCTGTATACGAAGGTCCCCGGGGGCTTCGGTATCCACACGGAACCTGTAAAGCCCCTCAGAGCCGGCATTGTAATTTCCGCCGATACAGGATACTGCCAGACGGTAGAATTCATACTCATCATTATCCTCAAGCTCCAGAGAAAGCCGGCCTTTTCCCTCCTGATCAGTATTACTCACCAGCCCTTCCAGTATGGTTACCCCAGGCCCTTCTTGTCCCTCACGGATGATTAGCTTTTCCAGCCGGTACCTGTAGGCCCTGGCACCTGACTTTATTCCAAAGGCAGGGGAGAAGGTGAATTCCCCACGGGATAAAAAGCTTGCCTGTTCCACAATCCGGGCTTCAGCATGGGTGCTGCTGCGTATCACCGGAGCTCCGGGACTGCTCTGATCCTGTAACAGAATAAAAGCAAGGGTATTACTAAAGTTACCTGCCCCGTCCTCCGCCCGCACATAGACGTAGTTAATTCCATCCCTAAGGTTCTTTAGGGCAAATTTATTTCCCTCCGACTGGTTCATTGGACTAAATACCGGCTGAACATCGCTTTTCTGGGTTGTCCCCCAACTATAATATTTTATTATTCCTTGATGCTCCTCTGCACCTTGCATATACTTGTCTATACCTGCTATGGTTACCAGGACGCCTCCCCCGGCGGTATAGTCATCCTTTCCAAGGATACGATCAGGATTATTCCCATCCCGAAATTCTCCGGCCCTAAGCTCCGGCGGGGTTCTGTCTATGATAAATTGATATTCTATCCCTTCACCACTGTTTCCAACTTCGTCGGTTCCCCCTGCCCTGATAGTATGTTTACCCTCAGCCAGGGAAGCCAGGGCAATTTCCATTGATTTCCAACGGGACTTTTCTAATTCCGTTTTGGCTCCGTCCAGGCGGTACCAAAGGTGTGTAATTTCCAAAAGATTATCAGCAGAACTTATAGTCACCGGCAGTTTTTCTTTCGTGCCATAGGGGGGTAGGGACAGAGAAACCTGGGGAGGGGTTAAATCTATATAGAACACCACTGCTTGTTTTGCACTATTGCCCGCCTTATCCTTTAGGGTAAATTCCTTTTCCCATTTTCCCTCACCGAGACTTTGCGCCTCTATGGTATATCCCCCGGGGCCGGATACTCCCGGAACAACAGAGTACCATCCGGCTTCATCAACTCCGCTGGAATCATCAAAGGCAGCGATAGTAATTTTACCCTGGGACGATTTATATGCCTCCTGAAGTATCCTTGGAGGAGTACGGTCCAGCTTGAAATAGAATGTCCGCTCCGCAATATTATTCGCATTGTCCGATGCTGTAAGAAGTACCTGGTAAGTTCCATCAGGCGCATCGTTTCTGAATGTTATCCGGGAGCCGTCATGGGTAAAGCCGCTAAAGGCCGATGAAAAACCGCTTTGGAGCAGAGTTTTTAATTCCACGGATTTACTTTTTACCCCCGTTCCCGGGTCAATAATGGTATAATCAAAATAATTCCGGTTAGTCCAAACAGCTTTCTCAGGAGTATCAGCGAGCAGTGATCCAGGAGATATAACCGGGGGAACATCGTCAACAGTAATGGTAATAGACTGTTCCTGGATATTTCCAACCATGTCCTCAGCATAAACCTTAATAGTATGGTTTCCCCCGGCAAGGGACTTGACTGAAATCAAGCTATTAAAGACAGCCCCCATACGGGTTCCATTTAATTTTGTTTTATTTCCAGCATCCAAAAAATAGGCCAGGGAAGCAAAATCAAAACCGCTTCCCCAATCGCTGATACCCGTAAGTTTCAGCGGGATTTTCCAGTTCCCGTCTTCTCTGCACACGATTCCGTCCAGGGAAGCAGTAAATACAGGCGGGGTAGTATCAATATTAACCCTGCCGGAAAGATTGGCTTCATTGCCGGCCTTGTCCTTTGCCCGGAATATGGCGGTATGCGCCCCATCCTCGGTAATGGTTATCTTCCCCTGAAAACTACTAATACCAACCCAGGAGCCATTATCCAGGGAATAGTCCAGGCTCGCCATACCCGAGAGCCCATCGCTTGCCTTGATTTCAAGGACCTCTTGTTTTTCTGCAGTCCAGGTGCCCCCCCTGTCACCTTTTAATTCCATTTCCGGCACTTTTTTATCCACACCGCAGATTATGGAAGCAGTACCTGTGTTCCCGGCTTTGTCTTTCACCCTAAAACGGACATCCATTTCTTCTTCATTTGTGATAGTGACACTGTTATTTGCCGCTGATGCCGAGGCCCATGACACACCGCCATTGGTAGAATATTGCCAAGACTGCCGGTCTAAACCGGAAAGGACATCGCTTCCAAGGGCGTCTAATCTGACAGAAGAACCATTTGTCCAGCCGTTTGCAGGATTTGCCATTATGCTTACTGTCGGATTAGTGCGGTCAATTATAATGGCGCCGCTTTTTGTTCCTTCATTTCCTATATTATCTTTAACTTTAAAAGTAAGCGGATAGTTCCCTTCGGTCTTCAGAGTCACGCTTCCCCCGTTGTATTCCCCGCCATTGAGGGTATATTTCCATGTTGCTGTATTAACACCTGAACCACTATCGGAGGCGCTTCCGGTTATGGTTATTTCATTCTGGTTGGTATAATACGTACCGGATATAGCCTTACCGCCTGAGTTTATTTCGACAGATGGGCTGGTGTTATCGGCGGAATACAAAACTGAATGGTAATATGAATCTTGAATTATCGGCACGCTATAAACCGGCCTTGACTGTGTATGGGGTACAACATAGTGATCAATATAAAAATCTATCGATATATTTTGTTTTCCGATAGAACTTTTTACGTCGAATGAATCACTAATATTATTAATACCGCTCATATTACTATTAGTATCACAATCATAAAAAATAAGTGTTGTAATATAACTAGAATCAGTACTACTAATTGCTGTAACATTGATATCAAACTGAATACCATTCCCCTTGAAATAATTTTTATTGTTTTTTGTAAAATAACTAGTGGCATTTTTCAAGGTAATGGTAATAGTATAATCATTGTCTATTTTCTTGGTATATACATAATCTGCTGCCATCAGCAAAGGGTGAATGGTAAGAAAAAGCAGGCAGCTCAGAATGGAATATTTAATGCGTTTAGTCATACACTATTCCTCCATGCGGTAAAGACGGACTCTATTCTTTGCCCAGGTTGCCAGATATATAACGCCGTTAAGCCTGATACTCCAGGCATGACTTTGTTTTTCCAAAAACTGATTTTCCCCCGATTCGGTTTGAAAGAAGGCTAGCGCCTCAGGAGAAACGGCGGCTATAACTTTAGCTTCGGTATAGAAGGGGTTAAGTGCGGGAATTTCAGTGGGATGCCAATCAGACCCGGGCAAGGCGGCTGAAATAGCCGGTTCCTGTAAAACTATCCAGGCGCCTGCTGCGCTTTCAAAACGGCAATGAACCAGAATAGCAGAAACGCTGTTTTTTTGACCTGCTGAACCAGAAATAACGCTGAGGACATACAATTCCGGTGACTCATTCCCGCCCGTATAAAGTATCCTGACCGGTTTCCCCGGGATTTGCAGGCGGTTATCCTTTATAAGGACTCCATCCGAACTGATAAGGGCGTTACGCCAAGCCTCCTCACGACAGTACAGCAGAGAAATCCGGTTATCATCGGTAATGAAAATATCCAGCAGTTCTCCTGGGGGCAGGGAATACAACAGTTTTAATACGGGCACACCGGAACTTTCGCGGGTCACCGCATAAAGCAATTCCTCACCATTGGCCTGGCCTATCAATAATCCCATGGAAGCTCCGGTCCCAAAGACAGATCTATATTGCAGGACCTTCACCGGTGCTGTGAAATGCAGATATTTTGTAAAGGCGCCATCCTTGCCCTGGTACAGCACAATATCCCTGTCCCGGCAGAGGGTAAAAACCGATATTCCGGTGGGGAAAATCCGGCAATCCAGCCGGGAAGTGGCGGAGGAACCTCCTGTTTTTTCCCGAATCAGGCGCCCCTGGGTTCCCACAGAAAAAAGGGTTATTTCCCACTGATCATCATAAAAGTTGCGGTACCAGCCATAGTTTATCCCACCCATACCATAAAAAAAATCAAAGGCATCTACCTGTTCAGAAGGGGAAGAAATTTCCTCTCTGGTCCAAGGACGATCCTCCCTACCGGGCCCGGTAAGTAAATAGAGGCGTCCCCCGGCAAGTATGCTGACAAGAACTTCACCCTCAGGAGAACAGCCCAGGGAGTAGTCGAATATGGAAGCAGCGCCGAATCTCTCTTCGGCAAAGTAGCAGGAATATTCCCCCCGGTGGGTAACACCAAAAATATACAGCCCATCATTTCCGTCCTTTTTTCCGATAAAGGCGGTATACTGCTCCGGCTCACCGGTCATAAGCTTGAGGTTCCTGACGCTGATCCCCGGGCTTTCAAACCCTTCCGGGTCATATAAGCGGGGCTCTTCATCCCTACCCATCTTCAGGACCCGGAATTCCCGATCCGCAATATAGGGTATATACACGCCTCCGTCCAAATCGTGGACCACCTGCATTTCCGTAACCCTACGTTCCTCCGGCCAGAACCCAACCGGCAAGGCCGCTGGCAGCGCAGCCGTAAAACCATTTTCTTGCCCGTACAGGGTAAGCCCCGCCAGAAAAACAAGAATACCTGTGATAAAGCCCTTCATGTCCGCCTCCCAAGTGCGATGTGCTATTTTGGGGAGAAAAAACATTTCCCCTTTCACACACCCTTAGCGGACCCTTATTTAATTTGCTTTAACCGGAAGGAAAAATATTTTTAAAAAAACGGCGCCATGGCGTTACCCTATAGAATGCTTTAGTTCAGGCACAAAACCTGCTCAGAAAAAACACCCCCACTGTTCCGGCGGTCATGAATGGGGCGAAGGGCAAGGGGCGGCGGAACTGATCCTTCTTGAAAAGCCTCAGGAAGAGGAAGCCCAGTATCCCTGCGAGGCTTGCGCCGAGGAAGGCAAGACTGACCCAGGGGCCGCAGCATAAACCCATGAGGGCGGCGAATTTGACATCCCCCAGGCCGAGCCCTCCGGCTATTTTTCGGATAAAAAGGAAAAAAAGAACGCTCAGCACTGCTGCCCCTATTCCACCGGGCAGGGAGCGGGGGCTTACCAGCGCCTGAACCAGCAATGCCGCCCCAAGGCCGGGAAAGATGAGCCGATCCGGGATGCGGAAACTCCGTATATCGATCCAGGAGGCAGGCAGGGCGAAGAATAAAAATGTCAGAAATACCGGCAAGGCCATCATTGTCCCTCGCTTAATAATACTCCCCTTCCACAAAAAAACAACTAAAATATTTTTAAATATTTTTACATTCCGTTAAAGCATTTTTTCACTTTTCACCCCTAAAGGGGGTATTCCGGCAGCCATGTACTGCGGGACAGCTTCAGAAACACTTTTCTTAATGGATGTGTTCCGGGGCAAAAAAATTTTGAAGAAAACAGGTAGTAATATGAAGCAAAGGATCTTCTTTCTAATCCTGACGGCCCTGTCCCTGAGCCAGGGCCTCCATGCCCAGCGGATGAGGAGTATGGATTTCCGGAATCAGCGTATAAGCGATATCCTCATGGCCCTGGCAGAAATTTCAGGGACCTCCATCATAGCCGATGAAACCGTGGAAGGATCGGCTTCCTTCCACTTTACTGATTCGGATTTTGAAGAGTCCCTGAAATCGTTTCTTTCCTCTTATAATCTTTTCTATAAAAAGGATGGAAACATCATTCGTGTTTCCCGGGTAGACGCATCCCTGAACAGTGTGACAGGCCTTGTCACCATGAGGGCCCGGGAGCTGGAGCTGGAAAGCCTTGTCCAGACCCTGGCCCGGATATGGAACACCACCATACTCTACGATCTTCTGCCCAACACTACCCTTACGGTGGACATGGAGGGGCTTCGCCCGGAGCAGGCCCTGGATATTTTTCTCCGCAAACTTCCTGAGTTTGCCCTGGAGAAAGGGGATTCCTATTACTATATACGCCGCAGCAGCCAGGGCACACCCCGTCTTTCCGCATCGGGAAGAGAAATCAGCCGCTCAGGGGATCAGTACGCCATAGCCCTGGAAAACGCCCGGTTTCTGGAACTGCTCCCGGAGCTTTTCAAAAAGGCAGATCTGGAATACGCCATTATGACCAAAACAGATACCATGCTGGAAAATCTTTACTATACCGGAAAGGACTTCGACACCCTGCTGGGGATTATCTTGGAACAGGGAAACGCTGATTATGTGGTCCGGGACAATATCTACTATGTCATTGAATTACAGCGCAGGGATATTATCAAAAAATTCAGAGAGACAAAACTTGTCACACTAAACTACTTATCGGCCCAGGAAATTCCCGCCCTCCTTCCTTCTGAATTGGGGGCAGGAAACAGTATTAAAATTGATAAAGGCTCCAACACAGTTATAGTTACAGGTACCGGAGCGGAGATAAACCCTATTGTTTCCTTTATTGAACAGATAGACCGGCCCGGGGAAAACTGGCCGGTAAGCCTGAAGTACCTTAAAACCGAAGAATTACTCAAGACCCTGCCCCCATCGATAGGAAAGGAAGAAATTCTTGCCTCAGGTTTTCCCAACCTGGTATTTTTTACCGGCCCCAGGGAAAAGCGGGAAATTTTTCTGAAGGAACTGGCCCTTATCGACCGGCCCAGGCCGCAGATCCGCTATGAACTTTTGGTGATAGAATATTTGAAAAACAGCGAAATCCGCAGCAGCGGCGGAATTTCTGCAAACAACCCATCAAAATCCGATGATCTTTCATTCCTGGGAAGTCTGTCCAATGTAATGAACCTGAGTTTTGATGTGGTTGCCCAGTTCGGTTACCAGTTTGCAGCAAACCTGAGCCTCCAGTTGGGGGAAAATACCGCCGAGGTCTATGCCAACACCACCCTGAACGGTCTTTCGGGGCAGGAAATTAAATTTCAGAATACCGATACCTACCGTTACCAGGAATTTGAAGTGGACGCCGATACGGGAAATGTTTCCCGCACCGGTGTAACCAGGGAGATTAGCTCGGGGCTCATCGTATCCCTGAACGGGTGGGTATCCGGCGACGACATGATTACTGTTTCAGTCAACGCTACTGTGTCAAAACAGAACAACAATTCCCCCGGGGACACCACTGCCCTGCCAACAACCTCCGAGCGGGTGGTGAATACCCAGGTCCGTACCCCATCGGGAAAGCCCCTGGTACTCAGCGGCCTCATGAAGGAAGGTACAAACAAAATCGTGAAAAAGGTTCCGGTTTTAGGAAGCATTCCCCTTTTGGGAAGGCTTTTCCGGGATCAGTCGGATACCCGGGAAAAGACGGAGATAGTCATTTACATAGTCCCCTATCTTTCCCGGGATAGTGATAGTGAAGGCCAGGATAGCTCCCTGAGGCTTGAACGTTACTACCACAGTTTTATTGAGGGAAATATAAAATGACAAAATTCACAAGCCTTGAAAATTACGAACCTATTCCGGAAGGGGGATCCCAATACCCCATAGAATTCATCGAAGCCCGGGGATTTATCAAACTCCGGGAGGATGAAAAGCTGGTAGAAATCGGCTTTACGGAAAAAGCCGAAGAACTCATAAAGGGCATACTCCGTAACTATCATAAAAAGAGTGTGGTTTTTATCCCCATAGATCCGGCAGAACTGTCCGCCTACCTGGGAAATAAGCTGGGTGAGATTCAGGCGCCGGAAAACCGGGAAGAGCCGGAGGATGATTCAGTATTGCTGGACAAACTGGCAAACGATGCGCCGATTATCAACCTGGTAAATTCCATCTGTATCGAGGGCATACGTTCCGGTGCATCGGACATCCATCTGGAATCCACAGGTCCCCGGCCCGGCGTTCCCGGGGGGCTGCGTGTACGTTACCGCCTGGACGGTATTTTGCGGACCGTAAAAACCATTGAAGGCAGCCGCTTTCCGGCAATTTCTTCCCGGATAAAGGTTATGGCTAACCTCAACATCCTTGAACGGCGCCAGCCCCAGGATGGCAGGATCACCGTAAAGCTTGGAAACGAACAGGTGGATCTCCGGGTATCCATAGTGCCTGTGGCCGGGGGCGAGTCAATAGTTCTGCGCATACTGGGCAAAAAGGCTTCAGTTTCACTCACGGAACTGGGTTTTCATGATGAACAAGTTCAGGCCCTGAAACGGCTGCTCAGGATGCCCCACGGGCTGATCCTCATCACCGGCCCCACAGGAAGCGGGAAGACCACTACCCTGAACGCCATGCTCAGGGAAATTGTGTCAGATTCGTTAAAAATAGTCGCCATTGAGGACCCGGTAGAATTTCTGATGGACGGGGTCAACCAGATCCAGATCAATGAACAGATAGGCCTGGGTTTCGACATACTCCTCAGGAGGGTACTGAGGCAGGACCCCAATGTGATCATGATCGGAGAAATCCGGGATTCCGCCACCGCGGAGATCGCCCTCCGCTCAGCCCTGACCGGGCACCTGGTACTGTCAACCCTGCACACCAACGATGCTGTTTCGGTGATACCCCGGCTTATCAACATGGGCATTGAACCCTACCTGATCGCCTCGGTGCTCCGGGGAGCGGCGGCCCAGCGCCTGGTACGCCGGATTTGCCCCAATTGCAAGGAGGCCTATACCCCTGGACCGGAGGAACAGCGCTTCCTGGCTGCCGCGAACATTTCTGCGGACACCCTCTACCATGGGCAGGGTTGTTCCGTCTGCGGTTTTACAGGGTTTTCAGGGAGGACCATAGCAGCAGAACTGTTCACTAGCAGCAGCGGCCTTGAAGACCTGATCCTGGGACGGGCCAATGGGGCGGCCCTCACGGGGTATCTACAAAAACAGGGTATGAAAACCCTGCTTGAGGACGGGTTGGGGAAAGCCCTAGGGGGCATTACCACCCTCGCCGAAGTAGAACGGGAGATCATCCTGGCCAGCGGAGGCGCCTGATGTCAAAGAACAGGGAAAGGGCCGTACTGGAATTTACCGAGATGATGGAAATACTGCTGAATTCAGGGCTGTCCATAAAAGATGCCCTGGAGGTATTAACCGTAACAGGCCAGGAAGCATCCCGGGGAAACCGGGGCGCGTCATTGGGGAAACAGCTTCTGGAATACATACACAAGGGCGCCTCCTTTGCCCAGGCAGTGAATCAGCTTGAGGAATACTTCCCCCCAATCTACCGGGGCATGATCCGTGTGGGAAATGCAGCAGGCTCCGTGGAGCGGATATTTCCCCGGCTCAGGGTCTACCTTTCGGACCAGAAGAAACTACGGGAAAAGGTTTCCGCCGCCCTGGTCTATCCGGTGCTGGTTTTGGCGGTCGCCTTCCTGGGAACCCTGGGCCTGATTTTTTTCGTAATGCCCAAGATGGAACAGATCTTCGCCGGTTTCGGCGGTGACGCCGGAAACACGGTACGGGGCAATATCCGTATTATAGAAACGGGCCTTATCATTCCGTCGTTTTTATTAACACTGATACTGTGCATTCTAAT from Treponema primitia ZAS-2 includes:
- a CDS encoding prepilin peptidase; its protein translation is MMALPVFLTFLFFALPASWIDIRSFRIPDRLIFPGLGAALLVQALVSPRSLPGGIGAAVLSVLFFLFIRKIAGGLGLGDVKFAALMGLCCGPWVSLAFLGASLAGILGFLFLRLFKKDQFRRPLPFAPFMTAGTVGVFFLSRFCA
- a CDS encoding secretin N-terminal domain-containing protein, encoding MKQRIFFLILTALSLSQGLHAQRMRSMDFRNQRISDILMALAEISGTSIIADETVEGSASFHFTDSDFEESLKSFLSSYNLFYKKDGNIIRVSRVDASLNSVTGLVTMRARELELESLVQTLARIWNTTILYDLLPNTTLTVDMEGLRPEQALDIFLRKLPEFALEKGDSYYYIRRSSQGTPRLSASGREISRSGDQYAIALENARFLELLPELFKKADLEYAIMTKTDTMLENLYYTGKDFDTLLGIILEQGNADYVVRDNIYYVIELQRRDIIKKFRETKLVTLNYLSAQEIPALLPSELGAGNSIKIDKGSNTVIVTGTGAEINPIVSFIEQIDRPGENWPVSLKYLKTEELLKTLPPSIGKEEILASGFPNLVFFTGPREKREIFLKELALIDRPRPQIRYELLVIEYLKNSEIRSSGGISANNPSKSDDLSFLGSLSNVMNLSFDVVAQFGYQFAANLSLQLGENTAEVYANTTLNGLSGQEIKFQNTDTYRYQEFEVDADTGNVSRTGVTREISSGLIVSLNGWVSGDDMITVSVNATVSKQNNNSPGDTTALPTTSERVVNTQVRTPSGKPLVLSGLMKEGTNKIVKKVPVLGSIPLLGRLFRDQSDTREKTEIVIYIVPYLSRDSDSEGQDSSLRLERYYHSFIEGNIK
- a CDS encoding GspE/PulE family protein yields the protein MTKFTSLENYEPIPEGGSQYPIEFIEARGFIKLREDEKLVEIGFTEKAEELIKGILRNYHKKSVVFIPIDPAELSAYLGNKLGEIQAPENREEPEDDSVLLDKLANDAPIINLVNSICIEGIRSGASDIHLESTGPRPGVPGGLRVRYRLDGILRTVKTIEGSRFPAISSRIKVMANLNILERRQPQDGRITVKLGNEQVDLRVSIVPVAGGESIVLRILGKKASVSLTELGFHDEQVQALKRLLRMPHGLILITGPTGSGKTTTLNAMLREIVSDSLKIVAIEDPVEFLMDGVNQIQINEQIGLGFDILLRRVLRQDPNVIMIGEIRDSATAEIALRSALTGHLVLSTLHTNDAVSVIPRLINMGIEPYLIASVLRGAAAQRLVRRICPNCKEAYTPGPEEQRFLAAANISADTLYHGQGCSVCGFTGFSGRTIAAELFTSSSGLEDLILGRANGAALTGYLQKQGMKTLLEDGLGKALGGITTLAEVEREIILASGGA
- a CDS encoding type II secretion system F family protein, whose translation is MSKNRERAVLEFTEMMEILLNSGLSIKDALEVLTVTGQEASRGNRGASLGKQLLEYIHKGASFAQAVNQLEEYFPPIYRGMIRVGNAAGSVERIFPRLRVYLSDQKKLREKVSAALVYPVLVLAVAFLGTLGLIFFVMPKMEQIFAGFGGDAGNTVRGNIRIIETGLIIPSFLLTLILCILIVIRKNKGGSSEINKLIDLHLLSMPLIGPYISSWETFNFSFAMEVLTGGGIAVENALGEAANLVSNSAYRLSLLKVRERVLNGGSLAAAFLKETALPSNLGHWVAVGEKAGKTDLVFSRIRSWFQEELEQRTSKFLLLLEPVLIIIIGLVILGLVVGIILPLFSIYGTIL